The region CCCCGAAGCCGGTCTGCGCCTTCGGTCCCGAGGACCTGGACGGCTTCCAGGACGATGACGGCTGCGCGGATCCGGACAACGACCACGACGGCATCCCGGACGTGGCGGACAAGTGCCCGAACAACCCGGAGACGGTGAACGGCTTCGAGGACCAGGACGGCTGCCCCGACACCGTGCCCGTGAAGGTCGAGCCCAAGCCCGCGCCCCCGGTGGACTCGGACGGCGATGGCCTGGTCGACACGGCGGACAAGTGCCCCAACCAGCCCGAGGACAAGGACGGCTTCCAGGATGAGGACGGCTGCCCGGATCCGGACAACGACCACGACGGCATCCCGGACGTGGCGGACCAGTGCCCCAACCCGCCCGAGGACAAGGACGGCTTCCAGGATGAGGACGGCTGCCCGGATCCGGACAACGACCACGACGGCATCCCGGACGTGGCGGACAAGTGCCCCAACGAGCCGGAGACCATCAACGGCGTCGCGGACGAGGACGGCTGCCCGGACAAGGGCAAGGTGAAGGTGCTCGTCGACGGCGAGCGCATCCTCATCCTCGAGAAGGTCTACTTCGCCACGAACAAGGACGTCATCCTCCCGCGCTCGTTCCCGCTGCTGAAGCAGGTGGCGTCGGTGCTGCGCGCCAACCCGCAGGTGGAGCTGCTGCGAGTGGAGGGACACACGGACAGCCAGGGCGACGACGGGAAGAACCTGGACCTGTCGCGTCGCCGTGCCGCCAACGTGCGCACGTTCCTCGTGAAGGATGGCATCGCCGCCGAGCGCCTGGAGTCCGTGGGGTATGGCGAGTCGAAGCCGGTGGACACCAACAAGACGGCGGCGGGCCGCGAGAACAACCGCCGCGTCGAGTTCCACATCCTTCGCATGGGCAAGGTGGAGGTCGAGCGCGACGCCCCCTGAGCCCGCTCGGCTGAAGTGAACGGGCCCGTCTCCCTCGGGGGGGACGGGCCCGTTGCATTTCTGGCGCGGGCCTGGACTGGCCGAGCTTGCTCGGAGAACTGGACTCCGCGAGTCAAGAGGGGGCAGGCATCCGACAGGTCTTCCTGGGCAGGCACCGCGCTGGCGTGTAAGTGGGCGTCAGGACTCGGCCCCGCAGCAGGCCGCTACAGGCGCGTAGCGGAATACTTGCCAAACCCCCTCACTTGCTGATGATTGTTGAGGTTGGAAGCGCGCGGGCGGCGCCGCGGTGCAACCGCCAAGAGGACCATCATGGACCAGTTCGAGCAGAACAAGCAGGCCGCCAAGATTCGGGTCGTCGGGGCGGGCGGGGCCGGCTGCAACGCGGTCAACACGATGATTCTCGCCAAGCTGGACCGCGTGGACTTCATCGCCGCCAACACCGATGTCCAGGCTCTGGCCGCCAGCAAGGCGCCCACGCGCCTCCAGCTCGGACAGGCGCTGACCAAGGGCCTGGGCGCGGGTGCCAACCCGGAGATGGGCCGCGAGGCCGCCCTGGAGTCGAAGGATCAGATCGCCGCCGTGCTCGAGGGCGCGGACATGGTCTTCGTCACCGCGGGCATGGGCGGTGGCACCGGCACGGGCGCCGCGCCCATCATCGCGGACATCGCCAAGAGCCTGGGCTGCCTGACGGTGGGTGTCGTCACCAAGCCGTTCCTCTTCGAGGGCAACAAGCGCCGCAAGCAGGCCGAGCAGGGCATCGTGGAGCTCAAGGCCGCCGTCGACACCCTCATCACCATCCCCAACCAGCGGCTGCTCTCGCTCTCCAACGAGCCGATGCCGCTGCTGGAGACCTTCAAGCGCGCGGACGAGGTCCTGCTCAACGCCGTGCAGGGCATCAGCGACCTCATCCAGTACCACGGCTACATCAACGTGGACTTCGCGGATGTGAAGACCATCATGAGCGACAAGGGCCTGGCGCTCATGGGCACGGGCAACGCGTCCGGTGACAAGCGCGCGCTGACGGCCATGCAGCAGGCCATCTCCAGCCCGCTCCTCGAGGACGTGTCCATCGACGGGGCCACGGGCCTGCTCATCAACATCACCGGTGGCCGCGACATGACCCTGCAGGAGGTCAACGAGGCCCTCACGCTCGTCCACGACGCGGCGGACAGCGAGGCGGAGATCATCTTCGGCTCGCTCATCGACGATCAGATTCAGGACGAGGTGAAGATCACCATCATCGCCACGGGCTTCGTGCACCGGGACGCGCCGAAGGTGCGCACCATGGCGCCCGTGGTGCAGGTTCCGCTCATCAGCAGCCGTCCCCCGCCGTCCTCCGCGCTGACGGCGGCGCGCGAGGAAGTGGCCAGCCTGGTGCCCAGCAAGGGCGCTCCGCGTCCGACGCTGGCCGCGGTGGAGAACAGCAAGCCCGTCGCCAGCTCGCGCACGTCCGTGGTGAAGGACGCGGCGCTGCCCATGGACGAGGACCAGTTCGACATCCCCACCTTCCTGCGGCGGCAGGGCCAGACGGAGCTGCCGTAATCGACTAGCGAGCGGGGAGGCGCGCCACGCTGGCGGTGCCTCGGCCCGTGAGCCGGTCACATCGCGTGAAGAGCCCGTCCACTTCCCCGTAGAGCGCGTCGACGCGCTCCGGGTGACGGGGGGCGGGAATCACGCCAGCGCCCGTCAGCTCCTCCAGGCGAATCTCCGCGCGCTGGAGCAACTGAAGGGCCTTGAGCAGCGAGCGCCCCTGCTTGGTGCCCTCCGGGGTGAAGAGGTTGCCGCCCTGGTAGAGCGCGACCAGCTCGTTGCGCGTGGCGTGGACCCGGTCCGCCATGCGACCCCGGTAGAGGTCCAGGCGCTTCGCGCGGCGAGCACCCAGGAGATCCACCACGCCGTCAGTTCCGTTCGAGGAAGGCATCACGTCGGACAAGGTACGCACGCTCACGCAACCCCGCAAATTTACAGGGTTGTAGGGTCCTGTTGCGCACGCATGTGCGGCCTTGTCAGGCAGGGGGGCCACGACTACGGTGGCCGCCCTTCGCGCCAGCTCGAGGTGTTCCGCATGTTCAAGAAGCTGCTCATCGCCAATCGGGGTGAAATCGCGCGCCGCATCGGCGCGGTGGCCCGGGGGATGGGGTTGAAGACCGTGGCCGTGTACTCGGACGCGGACGTGGACCTGCCCTTCGTCAAGGAAGCGGACGAGGCGGTGCGGCTGGGGCCAGCGCCTGCCAAGGACAGCTACCTCAACGTCGCGGCCATCCTCGCGGCGGCGAAGCAGACGGGCGCGGACGCCGTGCATCCTGGATACGGCTTCGTGTCGGAGAACGGCGAGTTCGCCCAGGCCTGCGCGGAC is a window of Myxococcaceae bacterium JPH2 DNA encoding:
- the ftsZ gene encoding cell division protein FtsZ, with amino-acid sequence MDQFEQNKQAAKIRVVGAGGAGCNAVNTMILAKLDRVDFIAANTDVQALAASKAPTRLQLGQALTKGLGAGANPEMGREAALESKDQIAAVLEGADMVFVTAGMGGGTGTGAAPIIADIAKSLGCLTVGVVTKPFLFEGNKRRKQAEQGIVELKAAVDTLITIPNQRLLSLSNEPMPLLETFKRADEVLLNAVQGISDLIQYHGYINVDFADVKTIMSDKGLALMGTGNASGDKRALTAMQQAISSPLLEDVSIDGATGLLINITGGRDMTLQEVNEALTLVHDAADSEAEIIFGSLIDDQIQDEVKITIIATGFVHRDAPKVRTMAPVVQVPLISSRPPPSSALTAAREEVASLVPSKGAPRPTLAAVENSKPVASSRTSVVKDAALPMDEDQFDIPTFLRRQGQTELP